One region of Sulfuriroseicoccus oceanibius genomic DNA includes:
- a CDS encoding TA system VapC family ribonuclease toxin, producing MIGVDTNLLLYALHAGVGEHAAARAFMMECGTRQDVVMSELVLVELYVLLRNAKVFGREVPAAEAAGVVQRFRHNPNWMVVENAPVMDEVWAYAARPGFARRRLFDVRLALTLQHHGVTRFATANVRDFEGLGFEKVWNPLEPN from the coding sequence ATGATTGGCGTTGATACAAACCTGCTGCTCTATGCGCTGCATGCTGGAGTTGGTGAGCACGCTGCTGCCAGAGCGTTCATGATGGAGTGTGGAACTCGTCAGGATGTTGTGATGTCGGAGCTGGTGCTGGTGGAGCTCTATGTTCTGTTGAGGAACGCCAAAGTTTTCGGGCGTGAGGTTCCTGCGGCTGAAGCGGCAGGCGTGGTTCAACGGTTCCGACATAACCCGAACTGGATGGTGGTGGAGAATGCTCCGGTGATGGACGAGGTTTGGGCTTATGCCGCAAGACCTGGTTTTGCTCGACGTCGGTTGTTCGATGTGAGGCTGGCCCTGACCCTTCAACACCACGGGGTTACTCGATTTGCAACGGCGAACGTGCGGGACTTCGAGGGGCTTGGGTTCGAGAAAGTGTGGAACCCGTTGGAGCCAAATTGA
- a CDS encoding YifB family Mg chelatase-like AAA ATPase, which produces MLSRVFSAAVHGVEAIPVIIEVHTRGGDDSKTVIVGLPDAAVKESIERVSAAVVTSGMKMPVGHMTINLAPANIRKEGPAFDLPIALGVICAAAEDNHETRFVRDQMAAAVVVGELALNGEVRPVRGVLAVAIEAKKRGVNFIMVPRENAQEAAVVGGIAVIPVATLEQAYGFFTGDQEIVPHQLDRRALFARHARHDVDFNEVKGQHSVKRALEVACAGGHNLLMIGPPGTGKSMLAKRISTIMPSLTEEQAIEATKIHSIAGLLDSKAGLVGTRPFRSPHHTVSEAGMLGGTSVPRPGEVSLAHHGVLFLDELPEFRRSTLEVMRQPLEDGRVTISRAAASLTFPARFMLVAAMNPCPCGYYGDPKRECRCVSRQIEMYRQRISGPLLDRIDIHIDVPLVEYRDLAASSGGEASEVIRERVERARAVQVERFRKEADGVAPVAESSLTNAYLGPKMVAKYCQLDREGAASLEHAMTQLNFSARAHDRILKVARTIADLEGVDQITDAHVMEAIQLRSLDRKLW; this is translated from the coding sequence ATGTTATCACGAGTCTTTTCGGCGGCGGTGCACGGAGTGGAGGCGATCCCTGTGATCATTGAAGTGCACACGCGGGGAGGGGACGACTCAAAGACGGTGATTGTCGGGTTGCCGGATGCTGCGGTGAAGGAGAGCATCGAGCGGGTGTCCGCAGCGGTGGTGACTAGTGGGATGAAGATGCCGGTCGGGCACATGACGATCAATCTGGCCCCAGCGAATATCCGCAAAGAGGGGCCGGCGTTCGACCTGCCGATTGCTCTCGGGGTGATTTGTGCTGCCGCCGAGGACAATCATGAGACGAGGTTTGTGCGCGATCAGATGGCGGCTGCCGTGGTGGTGGGCGAGTTGGCGTTGAATGGGGAGGTCCGGCCGGTGCGGGGCGTGCTGGCCGTGGCAATCGAGGCCAAGAAGCGGGGCGTGAACTTCATCATGGTGCCGCGGGAGAACGCGCAGGAAGCCGCTGTGGTCGGTGGGATTGCTGTGATCCCGGTGGCGACGCTGGAGCAGGCGTATGGATTTTTCACCGGGGATCAGGAGATTGTGCCCCACCAGCTCGACCGCCGGGCTTTGTTTGCCCGCCATGCGCGGCACGATGTGGATTTCAATGAGGTGAAGGGCCAGCACAGTGTGAAGCGGGCGCTTGAGGTGGCCTGTGCCGGCGGGCACAACTTGCTGATGATCGGGCCGCCAGGGACTGGGAAGTCGATGTTGGCGAAGCGGATTTCGACGATCATGCCATCGCTCACCGAAGAACAAGCGATCGAGGCGACCAAGATTCACTCTATTGCCGGGCTATTGGACTCCAAGGCGGGGCTCGTGGGAACCCGTCCATTCCGGTCGCCCCATCATACGGTGAGTGAGGCGGGGATGTTGGGAGGGACGAGTGTTCCGCGTCCGGGGGAGGTGTCGTTGGCGCATCACGGGGTATTGTTTTTGGACGAGCTGCCGGAGTTCCGGCGATCGACGCTGGAAGTGATGCGTCAGCCGTTGGAGGACGGGCGGGTGACGATTAGCCGGGCGGCAGCGTCGTTGACGTTTCCGGCGCGCTTCATGTTGGTGGCCGCGATGAACCCGTGTCCTTGCGGCTACTACGGTGATCCGAAGCGTGAGTGCCGGTGTGTTTCGCGTCAGATTGAAATGTACCGCCAGCGCATCAGCGGACCATTGCTCGACCGGATCGACATTCATATCGACGTGCCGTTGGTCGAGTATCGTGATTTGGCGGCGTCGAGCGGAGGCGAGGCGTCCGAAGTGATCCGCGAGCGGGTCGAGCGGGCGCGGGCTGTGCAGGTGGAAAGGTTCCGCAAAGAGGCCGACGGCGTGGCACCGGTGGCGGAGAGTTCTCTGACCAATGCCTACCTAGGCCCGAAAATGGTGGCGAAGTATTGCCAGCTCGACCGCGAGGGGGCTGCGTCGCTCGAGCACGCGATGACTCAGCTCAACTTCTCCGCCCGTGCGCACGACCGGATCTTGAAAGTCGCCCGGACGATTGCCGATCTCGAGGGTGTCGACCAGATCACCGATGCCCACGTGATGGAGGCGATCCAGCTGCGCTCGTTGGACAGGAAGCTGTGGTGA
- a CDS encoding antitoxin codes for MVKTQITVPDELYQRAKEIAAAKEWSLAEVFRRGLEYMASVHKPCLDTDWELPIVPLGDGAVTSSEEIQRVAEQEREDYLADKIERGFES; via the coding sequence ATGGTGAAGACGCAGATCACGGTGCCTGATGAGCTGTATCAGAGAGCCAAGGAAATCGCGGCGGCCAAGGAGTGGTCATTGGCCGAGGTATTTCGTCGCGGTCTGGAGTACATGGCTAGCGTTCACAAGCCGTGTCTGGATACGGATTGGGAATTGCCGATCGTGCCGCTTGGGGATGGTGCAGTTACAAGTTCGGAGGAGATCCAGCGGGTTGCGGAGCAAGAGCGAGAGGATTATCTCGCCGACAAGATCGAGCGTGGGTTTGAGTCATGA
- a CDS encoding D-hexose-6-phosphate mutarotase: protein MNRTASLIEATAEQPHITIEELAPDYPVIHVSNPQATASIALHGAHLISYQPSGQDPVIFTSRDAVFREGKAIRGGVPICWPWFSAHRDAGNGYPSHGLARTSFWQLEQIECGADTTTLVLSFTTDGSDASWPYACKATLTITVGSTLAISLRSDNLSDSAIEISEALHSYFQVGMADQTEVIGLQGCDYVFSLSDTEVKSQDAPIVINEAIDRVYHSEATIEIADRSNQRTIIVEKHNSQTTVVWNPGAEAAAAMGDLANDEYHHFVCVEPANAWPNRMTLAPGTSHTSSMTVSVK, encoded by the coding sequence ATGAATCGTACCGCCTCACTCATTGAAGCCACCGCCGAGCAACCACACATCACCATCGAGGAGCTCGCTCCCGACTATCCGGTGATCCACGTTTCCAATCCACAGGCCACCGCCAGTATCGCACTTCACGGCGCCCACCTGATTTCCTACCAACCGTCCGGTCAGGATCCCGTCATTTTCACCAGCCGCGACGCAGTCTTCCGCGAGGGCAAAGCCATCCGCGGCGGCGTTCCGATCTGCTGGCCATGGTTCAGTGCCCACCGCGATGCGGGCAATGGGTACCCGTCCCACGGACTCGCCCGCACCAGCTTCTGGCAACTTGAGCAAATCGAGTGCGGCGCCGACACCACCACGCTCGTGCTCAGCTTTACCACCGACGGCAGCGACGCTTCCTGGCCATACGCCTGCAAGGCCACGCTCACCATCACCGTCGGCTCCACACTTGCCATCTCACTGCGCAGCGACAACCTCTCGGACTCGGCGATCGAGATCAGCGAAGCGCTCCACTCCTACTTCCAAGTTGGAATGGCAGATCAAACCGAGGTCATCGGTCTGCAAGGATGCGATTACGTCTTCAGCCTCAGCGACACCGAGGTGAAATCCCAAGACGCACCAATCGTCATCAACGAAGCGATCGACCGCGTCTACCACTCGGAGGCCACCATCGAAATTGCCGACCGCTCCAATCAACGCACGATCATCGTCGAAAAACACAACAGCCAGACTACCGTCGTCTGGAACCCGGGCGCAGAAGCTGCCGCCGCTATGGGCGACCTCGCCAATGACGAATACCACCACTTCGTCTGCGTTGAGCCCGCCAATGCCTGGCCAAACCGCATGACCCTGGCCCCCGGCACCAGCCACACCTCGTCGATGACAGTGTCGGTGAAATGA